In one Legionella clemsonensis genomic region, the following are encoded:
- the greA gene encoding transcription elongation factor GreA, whose amino-acid sequence MQKHPMTIQGAEALKNELHRLKMVERPRIIEAIATARAHGDLKENAEYHAAREQQSFNEGRIKELEAKLSNAQIIDLSKVPNNGKVVFGALVHVYHIQSDAQISYRIVGEDEADIKINKISYSSPIGRALIGKQVDDTVTVKTPGGMVEYEIVGVDYE is encoded by the coding sequence ATGCAAAAGCATCCAATGACTATTCAAGGCGCCGAGGCGCTTAAAAATGAACTCCATCGATTAAAGATGGTTGAACGGCCAAGAATCATTGAGGCGATTGCTACGGCTCGCGCTCATGGTGACTTAAAAGAAAATGCGGAATATCATGCGGCTCGCGAACAGCAAAGCTTTAATGAGGGACGTATTAAAGAACTTGAGGCCAAGCTTTCCAATGCCCAAATTATTGACCTCAGTAAGGTCCCTAATAATGGCAAAGTTGTTTTTGGTGCTTTAGTTCATGTTTATCATATTCAATCCGATGCTCAAATTAGCTATCGCATTGTAGGTGAAGACGAAGCAGATATTAAAATTAATAAAATCTCCTACAGCTCCCCAATTGGGCGCGCTTTAATTGGCAAACAGGTTGATGATACTGTCACCGTAAAAACCCCAGGGGGAATGGTGGAGTATGAGATTGTTGGTGTAGATTACGAATAA